Proteins encoded within one genomic window of Hermetia illucens chromosome 2, iHerIll2.2.curated.20191125, whole genome shotgun sequence:
- the LOC119650050 gene encoding glutathione S-transferase 1-like — MAKPILYGSEMSPAVRAVFLTAAAIDLDYEFKEINVQTGENKSEEFLKKNPQHTIPTLEDNGKIIWDSHAIITFLVGKYAKDDSLYPKDLYTKAVVDQRLHFESSVLSIKIRAVTNALKQDNPEATQQSKEALYEVYGFLEKFLANGPCMVGNSLTVADFSILSSLSSVNLIVPVDAAKFPKLAEWLGRMEKLPFYSKANGIGLKKVAQFIEKLKAAIADKK; from the exons ATGGCAAAACCCATATTATATGGTTCAGAAATGAGCCCCGCGGTTCGAGCAGTATTCCTTACGGCAGCGGCTATTGATTTGGATTATGAATTTAAAGAAATTAACGTTCAAACCGGTGAAAATAAATCCGAAGAGTTCTTGAAGAAAAATCCTCAACATACCATTCCTACCCTCGAGGACAACGGAAAGATAATATGGGATAGTCATGCGATTATCACTTTCTTAGTTGGAAAGTACGCGAAGGATGACTCGCTATATCCGAAGGATTTATACACAAAGGCTGTAGTTGATCAAAGGCTACATTTTGAAAGCAGCGTTCTTTCTATTAAAATTCGAGCTGTTACT AACGCTTTGAAGCAAGACAATCCTGAAGCTACTCAACAGAGCAAAGAAGCCCTTTACGAGGTCtacggttttctggagaagttcCTTGCCAATGGCCCCTGTATGGTTGGGAATTCATTAACTGTTGCTGATTTCTCCATCCTCAGTAGTCTATCAAGTGTGAATCTAATCGTGCCTGTGGATGCTGCCAAATTTCCCAAACTTGCAGAATGGTTAGGACGGATGGAGAAGCTGCCCTTCTACTCCAAAGCCAATGGCATAGGATTGAAAAAAGTAGCTCAATTCATAGAGAAACTGAAAGCTGCAATTGCAGACAAAAAGTGA